In one Candidatus Nitronereus thalassa genomic region, the following are encoded:
- a CDS encoding fibronectin type III domain-containing protein: MSHRSVVCTFYAFIIFTLLTLFPFQVFGANDGEVSLTWNLNGESDIFSYNLYFGTQSGNYNAPGSPISITHPQNSTTVTRLQTGQEYFFALTAIDQAGLQSPPSDEISTVVPGSIADTTPPSTPVLQSAVANSSTQATLTWAAATDNVGVTGYTLYRDNNPITTTSNLTFVDTTLSPDTTYDYFVMAHDAANNSSGASAPMAVTTTSAGDSSPVVAWKAPDQNPGGAWINSGWDNRTFRILLDGDSITRSGSTIQLTLQGRSSGSYTLQRVSLVQRDGNTLNGVDTSSRQVTFGGSWNSGVTVPAGQTVTSDPIAFDLVAGQDVFLTFWAPAGQPTAYYTIYTTGTNTSAWVIQGADQSSAIDWESFNIPSGQTRPYIYTAATLEVLSSGGTPADTTPPSVTSITSAVADSATQATLTWAPATDNVGVTGYTLYRNNNPITTTANLSYVDAQLSPSTTYAYTVVAHDAEENTSASSAAASVTTPALPDTTPPSTPIMQSAVANSSTQATLTWSAATDNVGVTGYTLYRDNNPVTTTANLSYVDSQLSPSTTYAYTVVAHDAENNDSAPSTAASVTTAAPADTTPPSTPVLQSAVANSSTQATLTWAAATDNVGVTGYTLYRDNNPITTTSNLTFVDTTLSPDTTYDYFVMAHDAANNSSGASAPMAVTTTSAGDSSPVVAWKAPDQNPGGAWINSGWDNRTFRILLDGDSITRSGSTIQLTLQGRSSGSYTLQRVSLVQRDGNTLNGVDTSSRQVTFGGSWNSGVTVPAGQTVTSDPIAFDLVAGQDVFLTFWAPAGQPTAYYTIYTTGTNTSAWVIQGADQSSAIDWESFNIPSGQTRPYIYTAATLEVLSSGGTPADTTPPSVTSITSAVADSATQATLTWAPATDNVGVTGYTLYRNNNPITTTANLSYVDAQLSPSTTYAYTVVAHDAEENTSASSAAASVTTPALPDTTPPSTPIMQSAVANSSTQATLTWSAATDNVGVTGYTLYRDNNPVTTTANLSYVDSQLSPSTTYAYTVVAHDAENNDSAPSTAASVTTAAPADTTPPSTPVLQSAVANSSTQATLTWAAATDNVGVTGYTLYRDNNPITTTSNLTFVDTTLSPDTTYDYFVMAHDAANNSSGASAPMAVTTTSAGDSSPVVAWKAPDQNPGGAWINSGWDNRTFRILLDGDSITRSGSTIQLTLQGRSSGSYTLQRVSLVQRDGNTLNGVDTSSRQVTFGGSWNSGVTVPAGQTVTSDPIAFDLVAGQDVFLTFWAPAGQPTAYYTIYTTGTNTSAWVIQGADQSSAIDWESFNIPSGQTRPYIYTAATLEVLSSGGTPADTTPPSVTSITSAVADSATQATLTWAPATDNVGVTGYTLYRNNNPITTTANLSYVDAQLSPSTTYAYTVVAHDAEENTSASSAAASVTTPALPDTTPPTVSITAPTSGATVQGTVTVTATASDNVGVLGVQFQLDGQNLGNEDTTNTYSAAWDTSATSAGPHTLTAIVRDAAGNSTTSSPVIITIDNGGNSTNPGPLAITNLQAQSGKSYLIGQAPIANNQIVYIDRWYTFDVIPSVLTGATYIQTANDDNGSTTDTFLSFDVNQPVTVYVAHDDRMTTKPAWLNTYTETGQSLQLPYTTLHIYRRTFPAGTVTLGGNRIGPGEFTMYTVAVKPETAQVQDTTPPSVPSITSAVANSANQATLSWAAATDNVGVTGYTLYRDNNPITTTSNLSYVDSNLAPASTYAYTVSAQDAQNNVSAKSPSLSVTTHPDSPSEPPGAPIIQAVQPNSDSQMTITWTPAINEVLAGVEGSVNLGSQAYCPTLDPPNTSQPILSIASGDVSDLLSKVSSAQPGSTILLADGVYALQSNQSLSINTPGLTIRSASGNREGVKISGGYNNITVKVDDITIADVTLDQPTNHNIQVQGELGITGTKIYNVHMLDAGQQFVKISAGDGTNGKFADNGLVACSLIEYSTFSKGTSISPPSYTNGVDLLAGKGWVVRDNEFRRIRSEAGPAGPAILVWKNSIDTIIRRNLIVDSWRGIALGLSAPNYLSRGGAGVIYDHQNGLVENNVILALNEPADAAIENNYALNSQVRHNTVYYSPALSHSVSWSIEYRFEPTTVSLISNLTNLPILARSPQPTQEGMLQGNITDAQANWFIDIGTEQYHLAQNSQAAAAVTFTLYRDGIPVGSTTSWSYQDSYLSPSTLYNYTVTALSAGGEESSPSSPVSGTTLAPQDSTYPQVAITSPGAGEIVSGIVTVSATASDNISVLGVQFQLDGQNLGNEDTTNTYSAAWDTSATSAGPHTLTAIVRDAAGNSTTSSPVIITIDNGGNSTNPGPLAITNLQAQSGKSYLIGQAPIANNQIVYIDRWYTFDVIPSVLTGATYIQTANDDNGSTTDTFLSFDVNQPVTVYVAHDDRMTTKPAWLNTYTETGQSLQLPYTTLHIYRRTFPAGTVTLGGNRIGPGEFTMYTVAVKPDAAQVQDTTPPSVTSISSLVANSATQATLSWAAATDNVGVAGYNIYRNGILLSTTPALNYVDSGLNPSTTYDYSVQALDAAGNIAALSSPSSVTTPNQGSTGNGGTATLSWQKNTENDLMLYMVYYGTVSQVYDQSINVGLTTTPNTPSYTITGLAAGTYYFTVRAVDTAGNAGPAAAEAVKVIIN, encoded by the coding sequence ATGTCGCACCGGAGCGTCGTTTGTACGTTTTACGCCTTTATCATTTTTACTCTTCTCACCCTATTCCCCTTCCAAGTTTTTGGTGCGAATGATGGAGAAGTTAGCCTCACATGGAATTTAAATGGTGAGTCGGATATTTTTTCCTACAACCTCTACTTTGGAACTCAGTCGGGAAATTATAATGCCCCAGGCTCTCCCATCTCCATAACGCACCCGCAAAATTCTACCACTGTAACCAGACTTCAAACTGGACAAGAATACTTTTTCGCCCTAACGGCTATTGATCAAGCTGGACTTCAGAGTCCACCCAGTGATGAAATTAGTACCGTCGTACCCGGTAGCATTGCCGACACCACGCCCCCAAGCACCCCGGTCCTGCAATCGGCGGTAGCGAATTCTTCCACGCAAGCCACGCTGACCTGGGCGGCCGCTACTGATAATGTCGGGGTCACGGGCTATACCCTCTATCGCGACAATAATCCGATCACTACCACGTCGAACCTGACGTTTGTCGATACCACGCTCTCCCCCGACACCACCTATGACTACTTCGTGATGGCTCATGACGCGGCAAACAATTCGTCAGGCGCGTCTGCTCCCATGGCAGTAACTACCACCAGTGCTGGTGATAGCTCACCGGTCGTCGCGTGGAAAGCCCCTGATCAAAATCCGGGGGGCGCGTGGATAAACTCGGGCTGGGATAATCGTACCTTCCGCATCTTGCTCGATGGCGACTCCATCACCCGCTCGGGCTCCACGATCCAGCTTACCCTTCAAGGACGCTCCTCCGGCAGTTATACACTTCAACGCGTTTCGCTCGTACAACGAGATGGCAATACCCTCAATGGAGTGGATACGAGTTCCCGGCAGGTGACCTTTGGTGGGTCATGGAACTCCGGCGTCACGGTCCCCGCCGGCCAGACCGTCACCAGCGATCCTATTGCCTTTGATTTGGTCGCGGGCCAGGATGTGTTTCTCACCTTCTGGGCACCAGCGGGACAGCCTACAGCCTATTACACCATTTACACCACAGGCACGAACACCTCCGCATGGGTCATTCAGGGTGCGGACCAGAGCTCAGCGATTGATTGGGAAAGTTTCAACATCCCCTCTGGGCAGACAAGACCATATATCTATACGGCCGCAACCCTGGAAGTGCTCAGCTCTGGGGGAACTCCCGCGGATACCACGCCGCCGAGTGTGACATCGATTACGTCTGCGGTAGCGGACTCCGCCACGCAAGCCACCCTCACGTGGGCTCCAGCTACCGATAACGTGGGGGTCACCGGCTATACCCTCTATCGCAACAATAATCCCATCACCACCACGGCGAACTTGTCCTACGTGGATGCGCAACTTTCTCCCTCGACCACCTATGCCTATACCGTGGTGGCTCATGATGCTGAGGAGAATACCTCTGCCTCGTCGGCGGCGGCCTCCGTCACAACACCCGCACTGCCCGATACCACCCCACCGAGCACTCCGATCATGCAATCAGCGGTGGCTAACTCCTCAACGCAAGCCACACTTACGTGGTCGGCGGCCACGGATAACGTCGGCGTCACTGGCTATACCCTCTATCGCGACAACAACCCGGTCACCACCACGGCGAACTTATCCTACGTGGATTCTCAGCTTTCACCTTCGACCACCTATGCCTATACCGTGGTGGCTCACGATGCTGAAAACAACGATTCCGCTCCCTCGACTGCAGCCTCTGTAACTACTGCGGCTCCTGCCGACACCACGCCCCCAAGCACCCCGGTCCTGCAATCGGCGGTAGCGAATTCTTCCACGCAAGCCACGCTGACCTGGGCGGCCGCTACTGATAATGTCGGGGTCACGGGCTATACCCTCTATCGCGACAATAATCCGATCACTACCACGTCGAACCTGACGTTTGTCGATACCACGCTCTCCCCCGACACCACCTATGACTACTTCGTGATGGCTCATGACGCGGCAAACAATTCGTCAGGCGCGTCTGCTCCCATGGCAGTAACTACCACCAGTGCTGGTGATAGCTCACCGGTCGTCGCGTGGAAAGCCCCTGATCAAAATCCGGGGGGCGCGTGGATAAACTCGGGCTGGGATAATCGTACCTTCCGCATCTTGCTCGATGGCGACTCCATCACCCGCTCGGGCTCCACGATCCAGCTTACCCTTCAAGGACGCTCCTCCGGCAGTTATACACTTCAACGCGTTTCGCTCGTACAACGAGATGGCAATACCCTCAATGGAGTGGATACGAGTTCCCGGCAGGTGACCTTTGGTGGGTCATGGAACTCCGGCGTCACGGTCCCCGCCGGCCAGACCGTCACCAGCGATCCTATTGCCTTTGATTTGGTCGCGGGCCAGGATGTGTTTCTCACCTTCTGGGCACCAGCGGGACAGCCTACAGCCTATTACACCATTTACACCACAGGCACGAACACCTCCGCATGGGTCATTCAGGGTGCGGACCAGAGCTCAGCGATTGATTGGGAAAGTTTCAACATCCCCTCTGGGCAGACAAGACCATATATCTATACGGCCGCAACCCTGGAAGTGCTCAGCTCTGGGGGAACTCCCGCGGATACCACGCCGCCGAGTGTGACATCGATTACGTCTGCGGTAGCGGACTCCGCCACGCAAGCCACCCTCACGTGGGCTCCAGCTACCGATAACGTGGGGGTCACCGGCTATACCCTCTATCGCAACAATAATCCCATCACCACCACGGCGAACTTGTCCTACGTGGATGCGCAACTTTCTCCCTCGACCACCTATGCCTATACCGTGGTGGCTCATGATGCTGAGGAGAATACCTCTGCCTCGTCGGCGGCGGCCTCCGTCACAACACCCGCACTGCCCGATACCACCCCACCGAGCACTCCGATCATGCAATCAGCGGTGGCTAACTCCTCAACGCAAGCCACACTTACGTGGTCGGCGGCCACGGATAACGTCGGCGTCACTGGCTATACCCTCTATCGCGACAACAACCCGGTCACCACCACGGCGAACTTATCCTACGTGGATTCTCAGCTTTCACCTTCGACCACCTATGCCTATACCGTGGTGGCTCACGATGCTGAAAACAACGATTCCGCTCCCTCGACTGCAGCCTCTGTAACTACTGCGGCTCCTGCCGACACCACGCCCCCAAGCACCCCGGTCCTGCAATCGGCGGTAGCGAATTCTTCCACGCAAGCCACGCTGACCTGGGCGGCCGCTACTGATAATGTCGGGGTCACGGGCTATACCCTCTATCGCGACAATAATCCGATCACTACCACGTCGAACCTGACGTTTGTCGATACCACGCTCTCCCCCGACACCACCTATGACTACTTCGTGATGGCTCATGACGCGGCAAACAATTCGTCAGGCGCGTCTGCTCCCATGGCAGTAACTACCACCAGTGCTGGTGATAGCTCACCGGTCGTCGCGTGGAAAGCCCCTGATCAAAATCCGGGGGGCGCGTGGATAAACTCGGGCTGGGATAATCGTACCTTCCGCATCTTGCTCGATGGCGACTCCATCACCCGCTCGGGCTCCACGATCCAGCTTACCCTTCAAGGACGCTCCTCCGGCAGTTATACACTTCAACGCGTTTCGCTCGTACAACGAGATGGCAATACCCTCAATGGAGTGGATACGAGTTCCCGGCAGGTGACCTTTGGTGGGTCATGGAACTCCGGCGTCACGGTCCCCGCCGGCCAGACCGTCACCAGCGATCCTATTGCCTTTGATTTGGTCGCGGGCCAGGATGTGTTTCTCACCTTCTGGGCACCAGCGGGACAGCCTACAGCCTATTACACCATTTACACCACAGGCACGAACACCTCCGCATGGGTCATTCAGGGTGCGGACCAGAGCTCAGCGATTGATTGGGAAAGTTTCAACATCCCCTCTGGGCAGACAAGACCATATATCTATACGGCCGCAACCCTGGAAGTGCTCAGCTCTGGGGGAACTCCCGCGGATACCACGCCGCCGAGTGTGACATCGATTACGTCTGCGGTAGCGGACTCCGCCACGCAAGCCACCCTCACGTGGGCTCCAGCTACCGATAACGTGGGGGTCACCGGCTATACCCTCTATCGCAACAATAATCCCATCACCACCACGGCGAACTTGTCCTACGTGGATGCGCAACTTTCTCCCTCGACCACCTATGCCTATACCGTGGTGGCTCATGATGCTGAGGAGAATACCTCTGCCTCGTCGGCGGCGGCCTCCGTCACAACACCCGCACTGCCCGATACCACCCCACCGACGGTCAGCATCACCGCCCCAACTTCAGGGGCCACCGTGCAAGGCACGGTGACGGTGACGGCCACGGCCTCCGATAATGTTGGCGTCCTCGGCGTCCAGTTCCAACTAGATGGCCAGAACCTCGGGAATGAAGATACAACCAATACCTATAGTGCCGCGTGGGATACTTCGGCCACCTCGGCCGGCCCCCACACCCTCACAGCCATCGTCCGTGATGCCGCCGGCAATTCCACTACCTCGTCTCCTGTGATAATCACCATTGATAACGGAGGAAATTCCACAAACCCCGGTCCTTTGGCCATCACCAATCTCCAGGCACAAAGCGGAAAATCCTATCTTATTGGCCAGGCGCCAATCGCCAACAACCAAATTGTCTACATCGATCGTTGGTATACGTTCGACGTGATTCCCTCTGTCCTCACGGGTGCCACCTATATCCAAACCGCCAATGATGATAATGGTTCAACCACGGACACCTTCCTAAGCTTTGATGTCAATCAACCCGTCACCGTCTACGTCGCTCACGACGACCGAATGACCACCAAACCTGCCTGGCTGAACACCTACACAGAGACCGGACAATCTTTACAGTTGCCGTACACGACATTGCACATCTATAGGCGCACCTTCCCCGCTGGCACCGTCACGTTAGGCGGCAATAGAATCGGTCCAGGGGAATTCACCATGTACACCGTCGCCGTGAAACCCGAAACGGCACAGGTCCAAGACACCACGCCGCCCAGTGTGCCGTCAATTACTTCCGCCGTAGCCAACTCTGCCAACCAAGCCACCCTCTCCTGGGCGGCCGCCACGGATAACGTCGGCGTCACCGGGTATACGCTGTATCGCGACAACAATCCGATCACCACCACGTCAAATTTGTCCTATGTCGATAGCAACTTAGCTCCGGCCTCCACCTATGCCTATACGGTCAGTGCGCAGGATGCGCAGAATAATGTTTCGGCTAAAAGTCCAAGCCTTTCGGTCACAACACACCCAGATTCACCTTCAGAACCGCCAGGAGCCCCTATTATTCAAGCAGTCCAACCGAATTCTGATTCACAGATGACTATTACCTGGACGCCAGCTATAAATGAGGTTTTAGCGGGGGTTGAAGGTTCGGTTAACCTTGGATCGCAAGCCTATTGCCCGACTCTAGACCCACCGAACACAAGTCAACCTATTTTATCCATTGCCAGCGGTGATGTCAGTGACCTTCTCTCGAAAGTCTCATCAGCCCAACCTGGATCTACGATTCTACTTGCCGATGGAGTATATGCTCTACAGTCAAATCAATCCCTATCAATCAATACACCCGGCTTGACCATACGAAGCGCTTCAGGAAATCGTGAAGGGGTGAAAATTAGTGGGGGATACAACAACATTACAGTTAAGGTGGATGACATTACCATTGCGGATGTAACATTGGATCAACCCACCAACCACAATATTCAAGTTCAGGGAGAATTGGGAATCACGGGAACTAAGATTTACAATGTTCATATGCTGGATGCCGGCCAACAGTTTGTAAAAATAAGTGCGGGTGATGGCACTAACGGAAAGTTTGCAGACAACGGTCTTGTGGCCTGTTCATTGATCGAGTATTCGACCTTCTCCAAAGGGACAAGCATATCCCCTCCCAGTTACACGAACGGAGTCGATTTACTCGCAGGAAAAGGATGGGTAGTTCGAGACAATGAATTTCGTCGAATTCGAAGTGAAGCCGGCCCAGCCGGCCCAGCAATCCTCGTATGGAAGAACTCTATAGATACTATCATTCGGAGAAATTTAATTGTCGATAGTTGGAGGGGCATTGCTTTGGGATTAAGTGCTCCCAATTACCTATCCCGTGGTGGGGCCGGTGTCATCTACGATCACCAAAATGGGCTTGTGGAAAATAACGTGATACTAGCCCTGAATGAACCTGCGGATGCCGCCATTGAGAATAATTACGCCCTAAATTCTCAAGTTCGACATAACACAGTTTATTATAGTCCGGCTCTTTCTCATTCCGTGAGTTGGTCTATTGAATATCGTTTTGAGCCAACGACCGTGTCCCTGATTTCCAATTTAACCAACCTTCCTATTCTTGCTCGCAGTCCTCAACCTACCCAAGAAGGTATGTTGCAGGGAAATATCACCGATGCTCAAGCCAACTGGTTCATCGACATCGGAACTGAACAATATCATCTTGCTCAAAATTCTCAAGCAGCCGCAGCCGTGACCTTTACTCTATATCGCGATGGTATACCGGTGGGAAGCACCACCTCGTGGAGTTACCAAGATTCATACTTGTCACCCTCGACCCTCTATAACTATACAGTGACAGCCCTCAGCGCCGGAGGCGAAGAATCTTCTCCCTCTAGCCCGGTTTCTGGGACTACTCTCGCACCGCAGGATTCTACCTACCCGCAGGTGGCAATTACCTCACCAGGGGCAGGAGAAATAGTTTCGGGAATTGTCACGGTATCTGCCACCGCCTCAGACAACATTAGCGTCCTCGGCGTCCAATTCCAACTAGATGGCCAGAACCTCGGGAATGAAGATACAACCAATACCTATAGTGCCGCGTGGGATACTTCGGCCACCTCGGCCGGCCCCCACACCCTCACAGCCATCGTCCGTGATGCCGCCGGCAATTCCACTACCTCGTCTCCTGTGATAATCACCATTGATAACGGAGGAAATTCCACAAACCCCGGTCCTTTGGCCATCACCAATCTCCAGGCACAAAGCGGAAAATCCTATCTTATTGGCCAGGCGCCAATCGCCAACAACCAAATTGTCTACATCGATCGTTGGTATACGTTCGACGTGATTCCCTCTGTCCTCACGGGTGCCACCTATATCCAAACCGCCAATGATGATAATGGTTCAACCACGGACACCTTCCTAAGCTTTGATGTCAATCAACCCGTCACCGTCTACGTCGCTCACGACGACCGAATGACCACCAAACCTGCCTGGCTGAACACCTACACAGAGACCGGACAATCTTTACAGTTGCCGTACACGACATTGCACATCTATAGGCGCACCTTCCCCGCTGGCACCGTCACGTTAGGCGGCAATAGAATCGGTCCAGGGGAATTCACCATGTACACCGTCGCCGTAAAACCGGACGCGGCCCAGGTGCAAGACACCACGCCGCCGAGTGTCACCTCGATTAGCTCGCTGGTGGCCAATTCCGCCACCCAAGCCACCCTCTCCTGGGCCGCCGCCACTGATAATGTCGGTGTCGCAGGGTATAACATCTATCGCAATGGAATATTACTCTCTACCACACCGGCATTAAACTATGTCGATTCGGGGTTAAACCCCTCGACGACTTATGACTATTCAGTTCAAGCCCTGGATGCTGCGGGAAATATTGCCGCCTTGTCATCTCCTAGCTCGGTGACCACCCCCAACCAGGGTTCGACCGGTAATGGAGGAACCGCCACATTATCTTGGCAGAAAAACACTGAAAATGACTTGATGCTTTATATGGTGTATTACGGTACGGTTTCTCAGGTCTATGATCAATCCATTAATGTCGGCCTTACAACTACGCCCAATACCCCAAGTTATACAATTACGGGATTAGCAGCAGGAACTTATTACTTTACCGTGCGAGCTGTGGATACTGCTGGGAATGCCGGACCAGCGGCTGCAGAAGCTGTAAAGGTCATAATCAATTAA